In Liquorilactobacillus nagelii DSM 13675, the following proteins share a genomic window:
- a CDS encoding LCP family protein, with product MNEEDEALKLKRQRNYRQPRHRHGCLLSFIIILILLFAGGWLIWQHYNPTSHFSNLKSVSQSTSSIKQSSGTFNVLVIGSDTRKNQTDGHTDSMLLVHANLKKHQYNVLSIPRDSRIYMSGLGYTKLTSVQSVYQAKYGAKKGVFKAVQAISSYLNVPINYYLETNYWGFRSMVDAVDGITMNVPFNVTLTHPWYTEDYNKVITKGKHQLGGKMVTEIVHERDSVPGTDFGRQRLQEAALVGIINKISDPVNAFKIPALASSMSKFLVATNMNQTDMISIGLAVKNNFDAAKQVHYLQIQGENEDLYDDILENYNEEIVLPKKQLKKIIAQDFTN from the coding sequence TTGAATGAAGAAGATGAAGCATTAAAATTAAAACGCCAGCGCAATTATCGACAGCCACGCCACCGTCATGGCTGTTTACTGTCATTTATCATAATCCTAATTTTATTATTTGCTGGTGGATGGTTGATTTGGCAGCATTATAACCCAACCTCACATTTTTCCAATTTAAAATCCGTTTCACAGTCAACATCAAGCATAAAACAATCCAGTGGAACTTTTAATGTTCTAGTGATCGGTTCTGATACGCGTAAAAACCAAACTGATGGACATACAGACTCAATGTTATTAGTTCATGCAAACTTAAAAAAACATCAATATAATGTTTTAAGTATCCCGCGTGATTCAAGAATTTACATGTCTGGTTTAGGTTATACAAAATTAACTAGCGTTCAATCAGTTTACCAAGCAAAATACGGAGCTAAAAAAGGTGTCTTCAAAGCTGTCCAAGCGATTTCAAGTTATCTAAATGTGCCGATTAATTATTACCTAGAAACAAATTATTGGGGATTCCGTTCCATGGTTGATGCTGTCGACGGTATCACGATGAACGTACCTTTCAATGTAACTCTAACCCATCCTTGGTATACAGAAGATTACAACAAAGTCATCACTAAAGGAAAACATCAGCTTGGTGGAAAAATGGTAACAGAGATTGTCCATGAACGCGATTCTGTTCCGGGAACTGATTTTGGCCGGCAAAGGCTTCAAGAAGCTGCTTTAGTTGGAATCATTAATAAAATAAGTGATCCAGTTAATGCTTTCAAGATTCCTGCCTTAGCAAGCTCAATGTCAAAATTCTTAGTTGCAACCAACATGAATCAAACCGATATGATTAGTATTGGTTTAGCCGTTAAAAATAATTTTGATGCTGCTAAACAAGTTCACTATTTGCAGATTCAAGGTGAAAATGAAGATTTATATGATGATATCTTAGAAAACTATAATGAAGAAATCGTTTTACCAAAAAAGCAACTGAAAAAAATTATCGCGCAAGACTTTACTAATTAA
- a CDS encoding DegV family protein encodes MKKIGLLIDSATDVPIEVLEDNENIAMVPLTLSFGDQIYQDRITIQPTEFYQKLAVTKELPKTASPVIGSVIEKIQELKRRGFDEIIGITISAGLSITNQVFKQAAAEFTDLKITIINTKSIGIGAGLFAVFAADLIKSGLEYSKIINLLNASIAKSHVYFYIPTLKYLQAGGRIGKVTEILGSVLKIKPIISCNTDGIYYPITKARSEAKAIEKMVQKVLQIADASSDFRIGVAHGADQPLMQKIVARLKNELSAGQKIYTTEVSPALGVHTGPGLVGIGIHCK; translated from the coding sequence ATGAAAAAAATTGGTCTTTTAATTGATTCAGCTACTGACGTGCCAATTGAAGTACTTGAGGATAACGAGAATATTGCGATGGTGCCATTAACGCTAAGTTTCGGTGATCAGATTTATCAAGATCGAATTACAATTCAACCAACTGAATTTTACCAAAAGTTAGCTGTAACAAAAGAATTGCCCAAAACAGCTAGTCCAGTAATTGGCTCGGTGATTGAAAAAATTCAAGAATTGAAACGACGTGGTTTTGATGAAATTATTGGTATAACCATTTCAGCTGGTTTGTCGATTACTAATCAGGTTTTCAAGCAAGCGGCTGCGGAATTCACAGATTTAAAGATTACAATAATTAATACCAAAAGTATTGGAATTGGGGCAGGATTATTTGCAGTTTTTGCGGCTGATTTAATTAAGTCCGGTCTAGAGTATTCTAAAATCATCAATTTATTAAATGCTTCAATTGCTAAAAGTCATGTCTATTTTTATATTCCAACGTTAAAATACTTGCAAGCTGGTGGACGAATTGGAAAGGTGACAGAGATTTTAGGCTCGGTTTTAAAAATTAAACCAATAATTTCTTGCAATACTGACGGAATTTATTACCCAATCACAAAAGCTCGCAGTGAGGCAAAAGCCATCGAAAAAATGGTTCAGAAAGTTCTCCAGATTGCTGATGCAAGTTCTGATTTTCGGATTGGGGTAGCTCATGGAGCAGATCAGCCGTTAATGCAAAAAATTGTTGCCCGTTTAAAAAATGAATTGTCAGCAGGACAAAAAATCTATACTACCGAAGTTTCACCAGCACTTGGAGTTCATACGGGCCCCGGATTAGTTGGCATTGGAATTCATTGTAAATAA
- a CDS encoding malolactic enzyme, translating into MKGLAIVNDPFKNKGTAFTKKERAELGLNGLLPPYVQTLDQQVEQTYAQFATKSSNLEKRLFLMEIFNENRVLFYKLFSQHVVEFMPIVYDPTIADTIENYSELFVQPQDATFLSIDDPDLIESSLEDAADGRQIRLIVVTDAEGILGIGDWGTNGVDIAVGKLMVYTAAAGIDPSQVLPVVLDAGTNNQQLLDDPMYLGNRHARIKGDRYYQFVDQFVQTAEKLFPNLYLHFEDFGRDNAANLLSKYQNKFTTFNDDIQGTGIIVLAGILGALNISKEKMTDQKYLCFGAGTAGAGITKRIYDEFLQQGLTPEEARKHFYLVDKQGLLFADDPTLTPEQKPFARSRSEFKNAASLTNLLSVVRAVQPTIMVGTSTQPGTFTEEVVKEMAAHTERPIIFPLSNPTKLAEAKAEDLIKWTRGKALVATGIPAADVEFDGVTYQIGQANNALVYPGLGLGVIASTAKLLNDEMISAAAHSLGGIVDPTQPGAAVLPPVSKLDRFSETVAQAVAASAVKQKLTREKITDVAVAIKETKWQPKY; encoded by the coding sequence ATGAAAGGTTTGGCAATTGTTAATGACCCATTTAAGAATAAAGGGACAGCCTTTACTAAGAAAGAAAGGGCTGAATTAGGATTAAACGGTTTGCTTCCACCTTACGTCCAGACACTGGACCAACAAGTTGAACAAACATATGCTCAATTTGCAACTAAAAGCTCAAATTTAGAAAAAAGATTATTTTTAATGGAAATTTTCAATGAAAATCGAGTTTTGTTTTATAAATTGTTTAGTCAACATGTCGTTGAATTTATGCCAATTGTCTATGATCCAACAATTGCTGATACCATTGAAAATTACAGCGAATTATTTGTTCAGCCACAAGATGCGACTTTCTTATCAATTGACGATCCTGACTTAATTGAGAGTTCTTTAGAGGATGCAGCTGATGGACGACAAATTCGCTTAATTGTTGTTACTGATGCTGAAGGAATTTTAGGAATTGGTGATTGGGGAACTAATGGGGTTGATATTGCTGTTGGCAAATTAATGGTTTACACTGCCGCAGCTGGAATTGATCCTAGTCAGGTTTTGCCGGTTGTTTTAGATGCTGGGACAAATAACCAACAGTTACTTGATGACCCAATGTATTTAGGCAATCGTCATGCACGAATTAAGGGTGACCGTTACTATCAATTTGTTGATCAATTTGTCCAAACGGCTGAAAAACTTTTCCCTAATCTCTATTTGCATTTTGAAGACTTTGGCCGTGACAACGCCGCAAACTTATTGAGTAAATATCAGAATAAATTTACAACTTTTAACGATGATATTCAGGGAACAGGTATTATTGTTTTAGCTGGAATCCTGGGTGCCTTAAATATTTCCAAAGAGAAAATGACCGATCAAAAGTATCTTTGCTTTGGAGCTGGAACTGCTGGGGCTGGAATTACTAAACGAATTTATGATGAATTTTTGCAACAAGGCCTAACACCAGAGGAAGCTCGCAAACATTTTTATTTAGTAGATAAACAAGGACTTTTGTTTGCTGATGACCCAACCTTGACACCTGAACAAAAGCCATTCGCGCGTTCACGTTCAGAGTTTAAGAATGCAGCTTCTTTAACAAATCTATTATCGGTTGTTAGGGCTGTTCAACCGACAATTATGGTTGGAACATCGACTCAACCAGGGACCTTTACTGAAGAAGTTGTTAAAGAAATGGCTGCGCACACTGAACGACCAATTATTTTCCCGTTGTCTAATCCAACTAAATTAGCCGAAGCTAAAGCGGAAGATTTGATCAAATGGACTAGAGGGAAAGCTTTAGTTGCGACTGGAATTCCAGCGGCCGATGTTGAATTTGATGGCGTTACTTACCAAATTGGTCAAGCTAATAATGCTTTAGTTTATCCAGGATTAGGTTTAGGGGTAATTGCTTCAACTGCTAAATTATTAAATGATGAAATGATTTCAGCTGCTGCTCATTCTCTTGGTGGAATTGTTGATCCAACACAACCAGGTGCCGCAGTTTTGCCGCCAGTTTCAAAACTAGATCGTTTTTCTGAAACAGTTGCTCAAGCAGTAGCCGCTAGTGCGGTCAAACAGAAGCTAACTCGAGAAAAAATTACCGATGTTGCTGTCGCTATCAAAGAAACCAAATGGCAACCGAAATACTAA
- a CDS encoding serine hydrolase domain-containing protein, producing the protein MLEHKKIKRSLLGLFFLSGVLVLKLWGINGSKTFSWLNHGEFAVASAHQPESQSAKIRQIVNKQHLWGTLLYTSDSGHKLHYQTFGYANQATGKKNGINELYPIASLQKGYTGSLIQMLINQHLLTMNTKLAQFYPQIPYAKKITIRELLDHTSGIQMGEPVPSTKLVSQSQAINWTLKHLKSTGKFNWNYSNANYTLLAGIISQVTQRPYYEVLQAEILQPLHLSQTVTWQTASQKFTGQAYFNNQTRVYPVSQPLLSSEFGCGNLYTDVTDYYYFVNALQSQRLFKQQAYDQLTQDHTSYSGGFYYQKNFQRADGADNHYFSFYYGTKNNKITVIFFANRSPSDYAGRVAVKEIANLLAAPPKS; encoded by the coding sequence TTGTTAGAACACAAAAAAATTAAACGATCACTGCTTGGATTGTTTTTTCTCAGTGGTGTATTAGTTTTAAAACTTTGGGGAATCAACGGAAGTAAAACATTCAGTTGGTTGAACCATGGTGAATTCGCAGTTGCTAGTGCGCATCAACCCGAATCACAATCTGCAAAAATTCGCCAAATTGTTAATAAACAACATTTGTGGGGCACATTGCTTTATACTAGTGATAGTGGTCATAAATTACATTATCAAACTTTTGGTTATGCCAATCAGGCAACTGGCAAAAAAAATGGGATTAACGAATTATATCCGATTGCTTCCTTACAAAAAGGTTATACAGGGAGTTTGATTCAAATGTTAATTAATCAACATCTATTAACAATGAATACTAAATTAGCACAATTTTATCCGCAAATACCATATGCAAAGAAAATTACTATTCGCGAGTTACTTGATCATACTTCGGGGATTCAAATGGGAGAACCAGTTCCGTCGACTAAATTAGTTAGCCAATCCCAAGCCATAAATTGGACCTTGAAACACTTAAAATCAACTGGAAAATTCAATTGGAATTATAGCAATGCTAATTATACCTTGCTGGCAGGCATCATTAGTCAAGTTACCCAAAGACCGTATTACGAGGTCTTACAGGCGGAAATTTTGCAACCATTGCATTTATCACAAACAGTTACTTGGCAAACTGCTAGTCAAAAATTTACTGGTCAAGCTTATTTTAATAATCAAACCCGTGTTTATCCAGTTTCCCAACCATTATTGTCTTCCGAGTTTGGCTGCGGAAATCTTTATACAGACGTTACTGATTATTATTATTTTGTTAATGCTTTACAAAGTCAGCGGCTATTTAAGCAACAAGCATATGACCAATTGACTCAAGATCATACTAGTTACTCAGGTGGTTTTTATTATCAAAAAAATTTTCAGCGAGCTGATGGGGCCGATAATCATTATTTTTCTTTCTATTACGGAACGAAAAATAATAAAATTACTGTAATTTTTTTTGCAAATCGAAGTCCCTCGGATTATGCTGGGCGAGTTGCCGTAAAAGAAATTGCAAATCTTTTGGCAGCACCACCTAAAAGTTGA
- a CDS encoding alpha/beta hydrolase — translation MSQLNQCCNRKIAIKVPQVDEYHDLVYSQVKGRWDTQELKMSLLVPRTEQLKPAVLYLPGGGFTEANLHKLIQLKLVLAEAGVVVASATYRTIPANLSAMVTDAKQALAYLYQQAAVYRIDPNKIAVIGDSAGGYLAQLLGTISQTPAISQTQVQSKQNQVAAVVSLYGFSNLLLMGADPKRPEFDPAAPTMLMLNGVSLAPQKRLMPAEITERARQASPLFKLHSGIPPFLLMHGDADQLVPLAQTKAMATAMRQAGLDAKEIILTGAGHGTAEWYQPEVAYLIRDWLLEKLDWDSGPLDLKQQTTL, via the coding sequence ATGTCTCAATTAAATCAATGTTGTAATCGTAAAATTGCAATTAAAGTACCACAAGTTGATGAATACCATGACTTAGTATATTCGCAAGTAAAAGGACGCTGGGATACACAAGAATTGAAAATGTCTTTGTTAGTCCCACGAACCGAGCAACTCAAACCAGCAGTACTTTATTTACCAGGTGGTGGTTTTACTGAAGCAAATCTGCATAAGTTGATTCAATTAAAATTAGTTTTAGCAGAGGCTGGAGTTGTTGTGGCCAGTGCGACTTATCGCACCATACCGGCAAATCTTTCGGCAATGGTGACTGATGCCAAACAAGCATTGGCTTATTTATATCAACAAGCAGCGGTTTATCGAATTGATCCTAACAAAATTGCCGTTATTGGTGATTCAGCTGGCGGATATTTAGCCCAGTTGTTAGGGACGATTAGCCAGACACCAGCGATCTCCCAAACGCAGGTACAATCGAAACAGAATCAAGTAGCCGCTGTGGTTTCTTTATATGGCTTTTCCAATCTTTTATTGATGGGAGCTGATCCCAAGCGACCAGAATTTGATCCAGCAGCTCCGACGATGTTGATGTTAAATGGTGTTTCATTAGCTCCCCAAAAACGATTGATGCCAGCCGAAATTACCGAAAGGGCGCGGCAAGCTAGTCCGTTATTCAAGCTTCATTCCGGAATACCACCATTTTTATTAATGCATGGAGATGCTGATCAATTGGTTCCGTTAGCTCAAACCAAAGCCATGGCTACAGCAATGCGGCAAGCGGGACTGGATGCTAAAGAAATTATTTTGACAGGTGCCGGTCATGGAACAGCTGAATGGTATCAACCAGAAGTAGCTTACTTAATTCGTGACTGGTTATTAGAAAAATTAGATTGGGACAGTGGGCCATTAGATTTGAAACAACAAACAACTTTATAA
- a CDS encoding YfhO family protein, with protein MFSKRRLFNSCKHEWLAFGITLLVVILIFWAQGLTPFGKQNLLISDMGTQYLSFFTNSYHAIRTHDFQLYSFSQSLGGNLLPLVAYYLLSPFNIIMFFFSNAADIPTALSVIILLKIATIAWTMTYFLQHHFRQKCWESSIFGVMFALSGFVVVYFFNIMWLDALIWLPLVINGLDKLIDTGKTTSFFCWLTVSVLTDFYLGYMTCWFTLFYFGYRFYVAKQSKQLTFGQASSRFIVSGVLSVGSSAVVLWPTFLGMLETAKTQNSWRNFLPHAEFGLRFFSQLAVGATSYQQRLQHAPTIFCSTLAIALLGAFLLDKKIDWKIRKRNLLWLLLLLGSLWLRPTNTIWHLAQKPAGFVFRNAFFVSFFIILLAYQSWRKSSFQNLSSKRRRYLLLTHLLLLIIGWIASQRKSLAKILAFDNNHLETLPAKFFSSLDILWISLGLVLLVYYLLKFQSQKNFRLFLFGITVLELMFNFNLYLARIPFGNQRNYQFAYQLEDQQLKRLTQPHQMLFRIDNQNTLINTAYQEAYNNYNDPMLFSFHDINYYSSTLNNSLRKNLYSLGLFSHNQRRISSFGLTRVTDLLLGVRFEAKFSPNHQAVEFSSGFIGMGFAVPARLLNLKLQHSNFSALVNQEKVLQSLKTRKDNYFKTAKVLHEQHFDTLQAKYNNQFKLTLKAKETGPVYLENLTRHGLNYNSIRVNNHRITHTDENLDGFRSIQYLGTFKAGQKFSLTFSGRTATLMQQLRIKSLNSQAFNQLRQHLSQNAVQLHYRSTGWQTKLTTHVKRHSRSYWLYLAIPYESGWKVNNGRQNLKVKRVLGSMMVVRVPKNTTKLTLVYHVPGLILGILLSLGMMILYLIWAKLARKRLPK; from the coding sequence TTGTTTTCTAAGAGAAGATTGTTTAATAGCTGTAAGCATGAGTGGTTAGCGTTTGGAATTACACTGTTAGTGGTGATATTGATATTTTGGGCACAAGGGTTGACCCCATTTGGAAAACAAAATTTATTAATTAGCGATATGGGGACGCAATATTTATCTTTTTTTACTAATAGCTATCATGCAATTAGAACACACGATTTCCAATTGTATTCATTTTCACAGTCACTAGGTGGAAATTTACTGCCATTAGTTGCTTATTATTTGTTAAGTCCGTTTAACATCATAATGTTCTTTTTCTCAAATGCGGCTGATATTCCGACAGCATTGAGTGTAATTATTTTATTGAAAATTGCAACGATTGCTTGGACAATGACATATTTTTTACAGCATCATTTTCGGCAAAAATGTTGGGAAAGTTCTATTTTTGGGGTAATGTTTGCCTTGTCAGGATTTGTCGTCGTCTATTTTTTCAATATCATGTGGTTAGATGCTTTAATTTGGTTACCATTAGTCATAAATGGGTTAGACAAATTAATTGATACAGGTAAAACAACTAGTTTTTTTTGTTGGTTAACAGTTAGTGTATTAACCGATTTTTATTTAGGTTACATGACTTGCTGGTTTACTCTTTTTTATTTTGGCTATCGCTTTTATGTTGCTAAACAGTCCAAGCAGCTAACATTTGGTCAAGCAAGTAGTCGTTTTATTGTTAGTGGAGTTTTGAGCGTTGGTTCTTCAGCTGTAGTTTTATGGCCAACTTTTTTAGGGATGTTGGAAACAGCTAAGACGCAAAATAGTTGGCGTAATTTTTTGCCGCATGCTGAATTTGGACTGCGCTTTTTCAGTCAGTTAGCAGTTGGTGCAACTTCCTATCAGCAACGGTTGCAGCATGCACCAACTATTTTTTGCTCGACCCTTGCTATTGCTTTACTGGGTGCCTTTTTGCTGGATAAAAAAATAGATTGGAAAATCCGAAAACGCAATTTACTCTGGCTGTTACTCTTATTGGGGAGTCTCTGGTTGCGCCCAACTAATACAATTTGGCATCTGGCACAAAAACCGGCCGGTTTTGTTTTTCGAAATGCTTTTTTTGTCAGTTTTTTTATAATTTTGTTGGCTTATCAAAGTTGGCGAAAGAGTTCATTTCAAAATTTATCGTCTAAACGAAGAAGGTACTTGCTGCTGACGCATTTACTCTTATTGATAATAGGTTGGATAGCTAGTCAACGAAAATCCCTAGCAAAGATTTTAGCATTTGATAACAACCATTTGGAAACATTGCCTGCTAAATTCTTTTCAAGCTTAGATATTCTGTGGATTAGCCTAGGGTTAGTTTTACTAGTTTATTATTTGCTCAAATTTCAATCGCAAAAAAACTTTCGCCTTTTTTTGTTTGGCATAACTGTTTTGGAATTGATGTTTAACTTCAATCTCTACTTGGCACGAATCCCCTTTGGAAACCAGAGAAATTATCAATTTGCGTATCAGTTAGAAGATCAACAACTCAAACGCTTAACCCAGCCCCATCAGATGCTATTTCGGATCGATAATCAAAATACCTTGATTAACACTGCTTATCAAGAAGCGTATAACAATTACAATGATCCAATGCTTTTTAGTTTTCATGACATCAACTATTATAGTTCGACTTTAAATAACTCGTTGCGCAAAAATTTATATTCGCTTGGGTTGTTTAGTCACAATCAACGTCGAATCAGTTCTTTTGGGTTGACTCGAGTGACAGATTTATTATTGGGTGTTCGATTTGAAGCTAAGTTCAGTCCTAATCATCAGGCTGTTGAGTTTAGTTCAGGATTTATTGGAATGGGTTTTGCAGTTCCTGCTAGGTTATTAAACCTTAAATTACAGCATTCAAATTTTTCGGCTTTAGTTAATCAAGAAAAAGTTTTGCAAAGCTTGAAGACTAGAAAAGATAATTATTTTAAAACGGCAAAAGTTTTGCATGAACAGCATTTTGATACATTGCAAGCCAAGTATAATAATCAGTTTAAGCTGACTTTAAAAGCTAAAGAAACTGGACCAGTTTATTTAGAAAATCTAACTCGTCACGGTTTGAATTATAATTCGATTCGAGTAAATAATCATCGGATTACCCACACGGATGAAAATTTGGATGGTTTTCGTTCAATTCAATATTTAGGAACTTTTAAGGCGGGTCAAAAATTCAGCTTAACTTTTTCGGGGAGAACGGCAACATTAATGCAGCAGTTGCGCATTAAAAGCTTGAATTCGCAGGCATTTAATCAATTGCGCCAGCACCTCAGTCAGAACGCTGTTCAATTGCATTATCGTTCAACTGGTTGGCAAACAAAGCTGACCACACATGTTAAACGACATAGCCGCAGCTATTGGTTGTACTTAGCAATCCCATATGAATCCGGCTGGAAGGTTAACAATGGTCGCCAAAACTTAAAAGTAAAACGCGTGTTAGGTTCCATGATGGTAGTAAGAGTTCCCAAAAATACTACTAAATTAACTTTGGTATATCATGTACCGGGTCTGATTTTAGGAATTTTATTGTCGCTCGGAATGATGATTTTATATCTAATTTGGGCGAAATTGGCTAGAAAAAGGTTACCCAAGTGA
- a CDS encoding LysR substrate-binding domain-containing protein yields the protein MNTKDLEYFIRLTEIKSFSKVAKDFSVSQPAITFALKRLENELNAKLIIRFRAQKELIVTDSGKQLLEHARRILLNYDLVKKEIDSNRLQQLALGLPPIIENNYFPLIAKNLKNHGLLDKIKTWEYGSKTTLAALKNGEIDLALLGSIDPLSDEGIHTEEFDRQPFAIFVSRQHPLAKVKQVYFSELKNEDFVLFKDGFIHNQAFNLLVTRNHLRPRVVFRSNGTHSLMNLIAQGVGIGFLTSVISPLRDDIIKIKLLDQDLPHFVTSIAYRRSHIFTPLQQEILTEIRKSLN from the coding sequence ATGAATACTAAAGATCTCGAATATTTTATAAGACTTACTGAAATTAAAAGTTTCTCCAAGGTGGCTAAAGACTTTTCTGTTAGTCAGCCGGCAATTACTTTTGCTTTAAAACGCCTTGAAAATGAACTAAATGCTAAATTAATTATTCGCTTTCGAGCTCAAAAAGAATTAATTGTTACCGATAGCGGTAAGCAACTATTAGAACATGCTAGAAGGATTTTATTAAATTATGATTTGGTAAAAAAGGAAATCGACAGTAATCGGTTACAACAGCTCGCACTCGGCTTGCCGCCAATTATTGAAAATAATTATTTCCCATTAATTGCTAAAAACTTAAAAAATCATGGCTTGTTGGATAAAATTAAAACTTGGGAATATGGTTCAAAAACAACATTAGCGGCTTTAAAAAATGGCGAAATTGATTTAGCACTCTTAGGTTCAATCGATCCATTGAGTGACGAAGGGATTCATACTGAAGAATTTGACCGTCAACCGTTTGCGATTTTTGTGTCACGGCAACATCCACTAGCAAAAGTGAAACAAGTTTATTTTAGTGAATTAAAAAATGAAGATTTTGTTCTTTTTAAAGATGGCTTCATTCACAACCAAGCTTTTAACCTGCTAGTTACTCGCAATCATCTCCGACCACGAGTCGTCTTTCGATCAAACGGAACCCATAGTTTAATGAATTTAATTGCTCAAGGAGTTGGTATCGGCTTTTTGACTTCCGTAATTAGTCCGTTGCGCGATGATATTATTAAAATCAAACTATTAGATCAGGATCTGCCACATTTTGTAACTAGTATTGCTTATCGACGATCACATATCTTCACCCCACTGCAACAAGAAATTTTGACAGAAATCCGAAAATCTTTAAATTAA
- a CDS encoding DUF1836 domain-containing protein: MELKQLPLWKELPSIELHLDQLLQLTNSYLKPITGEEITKTMMHNYFKAEIIVRPTKKHYQKIQLAGALIVGLLKSVFTLTEIQTGFQQVLVNTNPETGYNNFVRIFNQQIKLKKPPILNTEDPLVKLQFDAVQAILFWISARNRLLEKENNEIE, translated from the coding sequence TTGGAACTTAAGCAATTACCTCTTTGGAAAGAATTACCATCAATTGAATTACATTTAGATCAATTGTTACAACTGACTAATAGTTATCTAAAACCGATTACTGGTGAGGAAATCACTAAAACAATGATGCACAATTATTTTAAAGCCGAAATTATTGTGCGACCAACTAAAAAACATTATCAAAAAATTCAATTAGCAGGTGCTTTGATTGTTGGTTTATTAAAAAGCGTTTTTACTTTGACTGAGATTCAGACTGGGTTCCAGCAGGTTTTAGTTAATACCAATCCAGAAACGGGCTATAATAATTTTGTTAGGATTTTTAATCAGCAAATCAAATTAAAAAAACCACCGATTTTGAATACTGAAGATCCTTTGGTAAAGTTGCAATTTGATGCAGTTCAAGCGATTTTATTTTGGATTTCAGCTAGAAATCGATTGCTAGAAAAAGAAAACAACGAAATTGAATGA